The genome window CCTCACCCAGCTCcaggaggctgagctgccaggcagtgagatctcaaccagctggggagtttgggcagggaggaacctgctgaggggcaccaagggcagagtcctgcagctggggaggagcaaccccctgcaccagcacaggctgggggtgacctgctggagagcagctccaggagacagacctggcagtgctgggggataataaactgcccatgagcagcaatgtggcctcgtgggcaaggccaatggcagcctgggggcagcaagagagtgtgggcacagggccagggaggttctgctccccctctgctctgccatagctgctgaggcctcatctggagtcctggggccagttctgggctccccagctgcagagggacagggaactgctggagagaggccagtgcagggccagcaagatgctgaggggatggagcatcttccttgtgaggaaaggctgtgggacctggggctgttcagcctggagaagagaaggttgagctcagggggatctcagcagcactgacaagtgcctaaagggtgggtgtcaggaggttggggccacacttgtttctgtggtgcccagtgccaggacaagggctgatgggcatcaGCCTGACACAAACAGTTGCACTggcacaaggagcaagtcctttggtgctgaggtgagggagccctggcccaggctgcccagggagggtgtggaggctcctgctcaggaggtttccaaccccacctggacacgttcctgtgccccctgagccaggggaagctgctgtagcaggggctggggctggatgagctctgcagggcccttccatccccaccactctgtgcctgtgtgtgtttcCAGCCCCTCTCACAGCCTTTGCCCCCACAGAGCACGTTCGCTTCATAGACTACGAGTACACTGGCTACAACTACCAGGCTTTTGACATTGGAAACCACTTCAATGAGTTTGCAGGTGAGTTGGGCTCCTGTCTGTGGCACCCAGAGCTGCCTCTGGGTTGCAGTGGGTCTCCTCATCCCTGAGGATGGAGGACAAAGTTGCCTCCCCAGTGCCACAGTGGGAAATGGGGCAGCTCCCAGGCTGACTGCTGCTGGGGAACAGGTCTTTAACCAGAACAGTGCTGGGGAGAGCCCCATGCTGAGGTCTTTGTCCTGCAGAAACCCTCCCTGGGTGCCCTACTCTGggtggtcctgccctggcaggggggttgcactggatgagctttggaggtcccttccagcccttgagatgctgtgGTTCTGCTGCCCTTCTGCCCCTCAGGCATCACtgaccccagctcccctccagGTGTGAAGGAGGTGGATTATCACCTCTACCCCAGCAAGGAGACtcagctgcagtggctgcacTCCTACCTGCACACCTACAAACAGCTCACCCAGGGGGAcccaggagggacagaggtgtctgaggaggagctggaaaCTCTCTACATCCAAGTGAACAAGTTTTCTTTGGTGAGTGATGgagacctggggctgtgggacctggggctggtcagcctggaggagagaaggctgagggggaacctcatcaatgctgatcagtccctaaagggtgggtgtcaggaggatggggtgacactgttttctgtagtatccagtgccaggacaagggctgatgggcacaaactgggacacaaacagttcccctggcacaggaggagaaagtcctttggtgctgaggggagggagccctggcccaggctgcccagggagggtgtggaggctccttctcaggaggtttccaaccccacctggacacgttcctgtgccctgagccaggggaacctgctttagcaggggctggggctggatgagctctgcagggcccttccagccccaacCACTGGGGGATTCTGTGTGAGATGGGGAGCAGGCAGCCTCTCTCAAGGGCTGCCCATGGGACAGTGCTTTGCTCTCAGATGAGCTGGGGCTTCATGCTGCAGCTCAGAGGGGAGGATGGGGGTGCAAGTACCAGCctgggggttggggggggtaCCTGGGGCAGGAGCTTGTGCCTTGGAGACACTGTACCCCTGCCAAGACCACCAGTGCATGCCAAGAGACAGGGTGGCCTGATAGCTGTGGCCTTGGGCATCCCTTCAGAGAGGCCAGGAACAGCCAAACAGGAGGAGATCCTCTCTGGTAAATGCCATGGGCAGGAGGAGCCAATTTTCTGTCCATTTAGGGCAAAATCTTGGCTGGAGGTGCCAGGAAGGACATCCTGAGTGCAAGGGCAGGGCCTGGGACCCTGAGTATGGTGTGTGGCTGCTCAGCATCCTTCCTGCTTCATCCCTTGCAGGATGGGACCAGACTATATAAAAACACACATGTGTGTGCCAACCCCAGCAGGCTGCCACCCCCTCTCCTGTCCTCACAGCCTTGGGACTCCTGGCATCCATCAGCACAGGCCCCAGTGACTCATCCTGCCTTCAGGGTGCTCTGTGCCCGTTTCTCATCCTTGTTTTGTCTCTTGCAGGCATCCCATTTCCTCTGGGCATGCTGGGGCCTGATCCAGGATAAATACTCTACCATAGACTTTAACTTCTTAAGGTGAGTCCCTCAGAAGAAATGCccttggggaggggaggggagagcatTTGCTCCCACTGCAGCCTGATGCAGCATCCCCATGGGACCATCTCCTCACCtgcccctctctcccctcttgGCAGATATGCAAAGCTAAGGTTTAAACAGTACTTCAAGATGAAACCAGTGgtcacagccctgcagagcctgaAATAGCATCTCCAGCCTGGAGAGCCTCAGCTGTTTTGTCCTTGCTGCATCCACGGCCCTCACACCCCCCCCCTCACCCCTTCCCCACCCCAGCCAGGGGCAAGGGCAGGTCCTGATGgtgggaaagggaagaagaggagcTCTGATGCAGCCACTGATCAAAGGAGACCCTGGACAGACCCTGAAACTGGACagtgagatgctggagaggcCCCTGCCtatgccagggttccctcaccgtGGCCTTAAGGCTgagctctgcctcagccccgctgcctgtgctctgctggCACCATTGCTGCTCAGCCTGGCACCCACTTTACCCCCTCTGTGCTGCccctgaggggagacaaaggGGTCTCCCCTTCTGCTCAGCaccccccagagctgcccagctGCTTTGGCTGCCCCATGCACAGGCTGTGCCCTCTGCCTGGGGCTCCCACCCCCAAAGCAGCACCTTCCATGGGGGATCCTGGGCTTGAGACTGTCTCTGAACATGGGACCCTCTTCCATGAGAGGTAGGTGGGTGCTGCTTGATGGTGCAAAGCAGCAAAGGGGCAGCAACAGCCATGAGACACATGGGCTTGGGCtcagggggctgctgctggagggcaCTGGGTACATGCACCCCCTGTGCTGTGCCCAGCCATGGCTGGCTCTGCTCTTCCATGGGCCCTCTGGCTCCCATTAGCTCCCTGCTCCCATCAGGGCtcatcctgtgctgctggagcactgagctcccagctctgccttgcccagggctggggggggagGGTCTGTGCTGCCCTTCCCAGGGACATTATCCCTGTGTGAGACCCCCTGGGCAGGAGGTTGAACAGAACTGACCTGCTCCATGAGCTGGGCACAGCTTCATCCCCTGGCAGGCCTCTGCCACAGccaagctgagctgctgagcactgctggaGGGTGGAATCAGACCCCTGTGCCCCAGCCTTGGCTGCTTGTGGGGGGAACAAAGTGAGCACCCCTTTTATGTTGGGCACAGGAGCACTCTGTCCTGCAGGACCTGGGCACTGCTGTTGCATCTGCTGTTCCTTTTGGTGCAAAATAAAAGCTGCTGGAACTGGAGGATGGTTTTgtgggggctggagcagggaacAGGGGTTTGAAGGTGaacccagcccctgccccagctgcagctgtcCCCATGCAGGGtgggctgctgctgtccccCCTGAGCTCTCTGGGGGTGCTGGAGCATGGCAGGCTGGGTGCATGCAGCACTTTGCTGTCTCTTCCCTGCTGGCAGCAAGGGAGGGGGCTTGTCCTGGAGTGATGAGCCCACATCTGCCTTGTGGCAGCCCTGAGGTGGAGGAGGCTGAACCCCAAACCTGCTGCCACGTGGGGTGAGACCTTCAGCAAACTCAGgtgagaggggaaagagggaaaCAGGCTGGGAGAAAAAGCTGAGAGACAGCACAAGTGAAAACAGCCCCGGGAGAGCCAgagcctgaggggagagggctgtgctggcagggagCAAACATCCCTCTGTCCTTTTGCCTGGCCCTCAgctccccccagcccaggctgccaaaGTCCAGGCTCCGATCTCAGCTTCGAAAAGTCACTTTTATTGTGCCAAGGGGCTGGAGAAGGGGGGAAGAGACAGTTGTAAACAAGTATGTGAAATATACAGGTTAAGTTACTCATTGTCTTATTAACAAAATAAAGCTCTATCTATATTTacagtctttaaaaataaaaccaagagagagagaggagccgTGTCCACGGGGCTCATCTGCATCCACCCCCCTCCTCACCCACTGCAGCAAAGCCCACcctgccctgggagctgggatccccccttccttccccagggacccccttcccttccccagggaccccccctccttccccaaggacccccccttccttccccagggACCCTGgccccaggcagagcagcacaaggagGGGGAATAAATAAAGCGCTGGTGAAGGGTGAGAGAGGAGTTTTTGGGGGGAGGTGAGGAGACAGGACCCTCCCCTGGATAAGCTGGGGcctgaggggctgtgggcaaAGCccccctggcagggctggtggcCCTGAGGGGTGCCCAGGTGGGCACAGGTCCCAAGGGCTGGTGaggtggctgtggcagaggcTGGGGCACGTTTCTGGCTGTTGCCACAGGGAGGTGCACGGGGTCTGTGCACAGGCAGACAGCAGCTACAGGCAGACACTGAGCACAGGCACACAGCAGCTACAGGCAGACACTGAGCACAGCCAGACACACATGGGACATGTAGAGCTGGACACTGAGCAGGTACAGCCAGACATGGAGCAGCTACAGTGGGAGCCAGTGTGTACAGCCAGCTCTGGAGCAAGTACAGTCACACACTGGACATGTACAGCCATGGAGAGCTGCACAGGGAGCACAGAGAGGCTGGGCAGCAGACATACACAGCCAGCCACTGAGCACACCCAGCAGCCAAGGAGCATGGACAGCCagacactgagcacagcccctgcaccccagccctgcagtgccCAGGCTCTGACCAGTGCAAGGTATCTTTCAGCCagtatttctctctgtttcctgaccattgctgttctttttccctccccctccctggtTTTTCAGGCTGCAGGTCCCAGGCAGAGCCCCCAGCTCGTGGGAGGGAGAGGTGCCAGGGATGGATGGGGCAGGGCCTGGGTGAGGGTGCTGCCAGGGAACAGGCACCCACTTGATTTCCAATGTGGGccagagctgccaggagcagaaAGGGCTCCTTGGAACCCTTGGCTGGTACTTGGGCCAGGCAAGAGCTAAAATAGGCTCTGTGGGAATTTGCTGGCAGGCTCTAAAGACTGAATGGGAAAGGCAGGGGGGGAGGTGAGCCCAGGCTGAGCGAGGGACAAGGGTGTCCCCATGCACCCCGTGTCCCTGGCAGcaggggcagctgcagggaggctCTCTGGGAGGGACCCACGGGTGCTGGAGGGCTGCCAGAGGCTCAGGAGGGTTCCTGCAGCCTGATACCTTCAGCTACctcctggagagctgcaggtggCTGAAGCCACACTACCCACATCCCCACACCCTCACCACCCAAGCAAGGCTGAGCCAGCCCTGAGTGGAGTCAGCACATCCCTGCTCATCACCCACACCACCGGGCACCCGCTTGACCGAGACCCATTgcgggcagcagctctgctcccagcacagcctaTCAACCCCCATCCCTCATGCCATGCCTTCACCTCCTTCCAGgtggcagccagccctgcccaaaccccccctcccctcctcactcccacctccccagccctcccctcagtCCGTCAGCACCACCAGCTCTCCGTCGCTCTTGTCCTCGCCCTCCGACTCCTCGTCCTCGCTGTAGCGGAACATGTCGCCCTCAGGCACCGAGTGCCCGTCCTCCCCATCACCAGCATCCTTCAGGCTGCGTGTGTTGATGATGACTGGCATGTTGGGCTCCATGCCACGGGGCAGGTAGTGCTCCAGCAGAGGAGGTGCCAGCTGCACGCCCACCGCCCGCTGGTACAGCACCTCCGAGGACGCCGGGGGCAGCTGGTTGCCCTGGGGCCTGTGGGACAGGGGGATACATTTCATAGCACTGCCTCCCACAACagcctcatcagaaagctcaggcagtgtggggtgggtggaggtgaggtggatggagagctggtgagtgacacagcccagagggtggggatcagtGGCAGAGTCGAGTGTGAGGCctgtggggttccacagggatgggttctggggtcagtctggttcaacatcttcatcaaccacttgggtgaggggacagggtGACCCTCAGCGAGtttcctgctggcaccaaactgggagcactggctgattcaccagaggctgtgctgccagtcagcgggatctgacaggctgagagttgggcacagaggaacctgctgaggggcaccaagggcagagtcctgctgctggggaggaacaaccccctgcaccagcacaggctgggggtgacctgctggagagcagctccaggagacagacctggcagtgctggtgagaataaactgcccatgagcagcaacgtggcctcgtgggcaaggcaaatggcagcctgagggcagcaagagagtgtgggcacagggccagggaggttctgctccccctctgctctgccatatctgctgaggcctcatctggagtcctggggccagctctgggctccccagctgcagagggacagggaactgctggagagaggccagtgcagggccaccaagatgctgaggggatggagcatcttccttgtgaggaaaggctgtgggacctggggctgttcagcctggaggagagactgaggggggatctcattaacatttataactatctaaagggtgggtgtcaggaggttgggacatccatgTTTTCTATGGTATgtaccaacaggacaaggggtgatgggatgaagctggaacacaaaaagttccattgaaacgtaaagacaaactgtgtcagtgttggagtgagggagccctggcccaggctgcccagggagggtgtggaagccccttccttggagctcttcaagacccccctggacatgttcctatgcaacctgatctaggtgaccctgcttctgcagggggtgttgcactggatgatctccaaaggtccctccaacccctcccattctatgattccatgcaGTCACCACCTGGGGAGTCCTGGGCTGCTTCCCCCTTTCCTCCACACCCCCAACCTCCCAGGGGTACCCACCCCCTGTGTTTGGGGGGGCAGGAAGGGCCACGTTACCCCAGCAAGTAGCCCTGCCTGGCATCCTGGCGCCGGTTCCTCATCAGCGCCTTGTACTCGCCCACGCGCAGGCGCTTCCCCTCCACGATACACGTGCGCTTGGGCCGCGGCTTGTACTTGTAGTCGGGGTATTTCTCCAGGTGCTGCCGGCTCAGCCGGGCTTGTTCCTCGTAGTAAGGCTGTTTCTCCTGGTTGGTCATGGATTTCCAGCGGGAGCCTGTGAGGAGAGGAGCCCCCAGGGCATGATACACACCCACAGGGCATGATACACACCCCCCAGGGCATGATACACACCCACAGGGCATGATACACACCCCCCAGGGCATGATACACACACCCCAGGGCATGATATAGCCCCCCAGGGCATGATACACACCCCCCAGGGCATGATACACACACCCCAGGGCATGATACACACCCACAGGGCATGATACACACCCACAGGGCATGTTATACCCCTCCCAGAGCATGTTACACACTCCCAGGGCATGATACACACACCCCAGGGCATGTTATAGCCCCCTGAGGGCATGTTATACCTCCTAGGGCATGTTACACACCCTCCAGGACATGTTATACCCCACCCAGGGCATGTTATAAACCTCCCCAGGATATGTTACACACCCACAGGGCATGTTATACCTCCCAGGGCATGTTATACCCCCCCCAGGGCATGTTATACCCCTCCTAGGGCATGATATAGCCCCCCAGAGCATGTTATACCCCTCCTAGGGCATGTTATAGCCCCCCCCCAGGGCATGTTATAGCTCACCCAGGGCATGTTATACTTCCCAGGGCATGTTATAAACCTCCCCAAGGCATGTTATACCCCCTAGGGCATGTTATACCCCTCCCAGGGTATGTTATAGCCCCCCAAGGGCATGTTATACCCCTCCCAGGGCATGTTATAAACCTGCCCAGGGGATGTTATACCCCCAAGGGCATGTTACACACCCCCCAGGGCATGTTATACCCCTCCCAGGGCATGTTACAGCCACCACCATCCCCAGCACTAACCCAGGATCTTGCTGATGCTGGAGTTGTGCATGTCTGGGAAGGCCTGCAGGATCTTCCTCCTCTCATCCTTTGCCCACACCATGAAGGCGTTCATGGGCCGCTTGATGTGGTTGTTGTTCCTGGACTCGGGGAAGTGCCGTGAACCTGTGAGAGAAACCCCAGCTGAGGtcaggaggcagaggaaggaacGAGCTGAGGGTGCTCTCagctgtcatagaatcacagaatcatttggggtggcaaagcccttgaagctgctgcagtcccagccctgccctcaccctgcccagcccagcactgacccctggccctcagcacctcagccccacgcctttgggatccctccagggctgggcactcccccagctccctgggcagcctggcacaggggctcacacccctctcagggaaacagttctgcctcagctccagcctcaacctcccctggggcaaacgggtcatttcctcttgtcctgtcattcattgctgggagaagagaccgacccccaccttgctacaacctcctgtcagggactTGCAGAGTGtttatgtctcctctcagccttacCATTCATCTCAGTCATCTCTCAACAACCATCTCTCCTCCATCTGTCCTTACCATCCATCTCTCCCCATCCATCTCTCCTCATCCATCTCTCCCCATCCATCTCTCCCCATCCATCCTTACCATCCATCTCACAGGTCAGCAGAGCCTCATCCAGCCGGGGTGCAGAGGTCTCCTCCATCCGCTCCTTCCCTGGGGAAGAATCAATCCCAACATGGTCCTGCAAGAGAGCAGAGAGTCAGGAACCAGCTGCCAGCCAGGTCAGAGACCCAGCTCTGGGTGAGAGAGGGGGCTGGGGTCCCCCTGACCTTGCGGAAGGGGTTGCTcagggatccctccagggctccGCTGTGGCCATGCAGCAGCTGCCGAGCGTCTTGGATGGCTTTGGTGATGGCATCACCTTCCCCCAGGAACCCTGGCAGGACACCAGCACCCATCAGCACCAGCACCCACTCCTCcaaccccatcccaccccagcaATCCCAGCTGTGTGCCCAAAAAATGGGATGGCACAGAGCAGTGGGTACCCGCTCAGGTCACCCTAAGGAGCAGAGGTGACCCTGGTTTTGGGGATGGTGGCCAGGGGAAGGAGGGCATGAGCCTTCCTCATCAGTCAAGGCACTTGGGAACCCACCCAGAGGCAGGTTGGATGGGCTGGTCTGCAGGTCTCTGGTGGTGCCATGACTTGGCGTGAGGGACTGGCAGCTGCTCATCTTCAAACTGGGCGAGCTGGAGGCACTGGGGAGGTCAGAAACTTTGGGTTTGGCTGTAAGGTTCAGTGGCTGCGAGGTCTCCTGTggtggagaggagaagggggtgaagcacagctcctgcagaaCCCCAACCCCAGGGGAtggagctgctctggggctgtACCTGCATCTGGAGGTGGCCCGAGCCGGCGGGTCTCTTCAGCGTGGGAGGAGGGgggctgtgcagcagctgcactggGTAATCCActgtgggagcagagggagaggggtTGGGGACAAGGTCACCCCCCTCAGGCTGGGGCAGTCCCAGGGGATCCCTCCTCACTCACCTGGTTTGCAGGGGATGGGCTGGATGGGCAGTGCTAACTGGGAGTCGGGGGCGACTGGGAGAGGCTGGTGGCTGGGGGTGAAGGCAGGAATCATCACATAGGGCatgttgacctgctggagggaagagggggagTGAAGCAGAGAGACCAGACAACATGGCAGGCAGGTGCCAATCCATTGCCTGGCCCCAGGAGGGGGGAACACAAGCCCCTCCCTGCAATCATGCAGcatgggaagggagaagggggaCATGAGGGGGTGTCCCTTGCCTTTACCTGGATCTGTTGCTGCAGCAGGTTgattttgtgctgctgctggatgagctgctgctgctgcttggcaaTCTGGCAGAGGGGAGATGGTGGGGCTCAGTGGTAGTGCCAAAGACCCCCACAGCAGGGCTACAGGCCAGTACCAGCTGCCCAACACCAGCAAAAGACAGAGGAGAGGGCTGCAGAGGGCCCcgagggctgtggggagggcaggCAGCAAAGTCCCACTGACCCAGTGCCAAAGTCACCTCCCCATCACCCCAAGGAGGCTCTGTCCTGATCCTACAGCCACAGGCAGCAGATCCCCCAGGGATCCCTGAGCccacctgctcctgctgctgccgtGCCAgctccatctgctgctgctgcttctcaaagAGCATCGCTGCCATGTTCTTCTGCTCCGAGTGGGCTGTCAGGAGCTGGTCCCTCAGCGTGGACAACTGGTTGATCATGACAAGCAGCTGGAGCTCCTTCTCTGCCAGGCTCTCCTGGgttcctggaaaaaaatacaagaggCTGGGAGTCAGGGGCTTGATGACCACCACTGTTGGGTGCTGGTAGGTGATGCCATAGGGCAGGAAGATCTCCCTGTGCTGAACCATCCCCTCTGAGAGCATCCcctccaaaaaaccccaaactaatgCCTAAGAAAATAGAGAACTCTATTAAATATAGACAGGGAcacatttcccctcctgccaAGATGGGTAATGTCACAtttccagcccaggctgcccaagtgCAGGGTGTGAGAGGGAAGAGAATGGAGGTGGGTTGCTGGGACACACCTCACCTTTCAGTTCCTTGGACTCAGCCATGTTCCGGCCCAGCAGCCGCTCCTTCCAGTCACTGGACAGTAACTTCTCGATGGTTGGCATCACTGTTTGTGCCAGCAGGTTCCAAGGTGGGCAGAGCAAGGAGAGGTAGAGGACAGCCAGGTGAGCACAGCCCGAGGCTCTACACTGTGGCACAggtcatcccatcccatcccatcccatcccatcccaccccaccctgCATCTTTGGCAAATACTGAGGGGTCTAAAGGGAGCAAGGAGGGGCCCAAGAGGCCTTTTGGAAACCTTTCTTACCCTCTTTCAAGTTCCTGTTGAAGTCCAGCTTCTCCTGAGCACTGGCAGGTGGCTCAAAGGCAGAGCGCCGGGGCTCCAGCGCATCGCTGGCGGGTGAGTGGGACTCCTGCAACACACACAGGGCCTTTCCtcatccccagccccccagGCAGCTGGTGAGATGCTCAGAAACAGCCCTGCCCACCCCACTGTTGGGCCACACTCTGCCAGGCACATTCTCCccatctctctctgccttttacGCTGCAAAGACTTTGCTGGAGGTTTCTCTGAGCTCCGTCCTCCCTGGGATGCAGCACAGGGACTGGGAGGGCTCAGCCTGCTGGTAAAGGGCAGACAAAGCCCctactttattttgtagtgcccagtgccaggacaagggctgatgggcatcagctgcaacacaaacagttgccctggcacaggaggagaaagtcctttggtgctgaggtgagggagccctggcccaggctgcccagggagggtgtggaggcttctcaggaggtttccaaccccacctggacacgttcctgtgccccctgagccaggggaacctgctttagcaggggctggatgagccctgcagggcccttcccaccccaccatgctgggattgtgTGAAGGCCTGAGGGGATCCTCAGGTTTCAGCTTAATTTCCTTGGGATGAAGAATAACCAcccagggaaaaaacccacctcccTCTGCCAGAGAACAGAGCCAGGAACAGTGGGACCCCAaccaggagctgtgtgtgtgtcacaGCCGTGGCACCCACCTGTGTGAGGGGCTGGGGGTCGCTGCCTTCCCTCGCTGGTGGTCCCGGTGGGTCGCTGGGCCGGGGCTCGGTGCTGGGGGCAGCCCCTGGCGGGGACTCATAACCCacctccttcttctcctctgTCTTGATGCTGCAGTTCACCATGCTGCCTGCTCCATCCAGCTCCAGAGGGGGAGAAACAGGGCTCCTCATGGACATGCTGCGGGGTGGCAGAGCTGTCAGCATCACCATGGGGCAACTGCTGGCCTGTGGCACCTCTCttcccagcctggctctgtaCCAGCGTGCTGTGGGCTGATGGTTTTGGGGGGCAATGGCCTTGCTTTTTGCCATGGCTTGGTGAAGCTGAGCTCTTGTTTGTGGCTTCCTGAGCTCAGGTGTTTGTAGATTTGGGACTCAATGGCCAGAAGCCCTTTGCACTTTATGCTGTGAAGAGAATGGGGCAAGAAAGCAAAGCCCTACCCAGAGGCGTGAGATTTAGGGCACACGCCTCCCTGCTTCATCCAGCAGCCTGGCACGGAGCAACCTGAGGCTCACCATGACAAAGAGCTGTGCCAAACCCAAGCCAATAGGCCCCTGGTCTCAGGTTCTTGGCTCAGGATCTGCCCCCTTCCCCCCAGTGCCCCAGGAGCCGTGCCTAGAAAGCTGTCAGGGCCACAGGCAGGTTTCCCGCTCCGACGGGAAGTGGAAATCCCGGCCCTGCCAAACAATGGCTCCAGAATCACTCCTCTGGGAGCCCCCAGCACGGCAcggagctgggagcagcccaAGCCCAGCCAGGACAAGGGGCTGGCCCCAGGGAATGGCTCTGGCCAGCACCAGCACGGCTGTGGGTGCCCAtgcagctctgg of Colius striatus isolate bColStr4 chromosome 22, bColStr4.1.hap1, whole genome shotgun sequence contains these proteins:
- the SOX13 gene encoding transcription factor SOX-13 isoform X1, whose translation is MELVAFHGSTAASMSMRSPVSPPLELDGAGSMVNCSIKTEEKKEVGYESPPGAAPSTEPRPSDPPGPPAREGSDPQPLTQESHSPASDALEPRRSAFEPPASAQEKLDFNRNLKEVMPTIEKLLSSDWKERLLGRNMAESKELKGTQESLAEKELQLLVMINQLSTLRDQLLTAHSEQKNMAAMLFEKQQQQMELARQQQEQIAKQQQQLIQQQHKINLLQQQIQQVNMPYVMIPAFTPSHQPLPVAPDSQLALPIQPIPCKPVDYPVQLLHSPPPPTLKRPAGSGHLQMQETSQPLNLTAKPKVSDLPSASSSPSLKMSSCQSLTPSHGTTRDLQTSPSNLPLGFLGEGDAITKAIQDARQLLHGHSGALEGSLSNPFRKDHVGIDSSPGKERMEETSAPRLDEALLTCEMDGSRHFPESRNNNHIKRPMNAFMVWAKDERRKILQAFPDMHNSSISKILGSRWKSMTNQEKQPYYEEQARLSRQHLEKYPDYKYKPRPKRTCIVEGKRLRVGEYKALMRNRRQDARQGYLLGPQGNQLPPASSEVLYQRAVGVQLAPPLLEHYLPRGMEPNMPVIINTRSLKDAGDGEDGHSVPEGDMFRYSEDEESEGEDKSDGELVVLTD
- the SOX13 gene encoding transcription factor SOX-13 isoform X2; the encoded protein is MSMRSPVSPPLELDGAGSMVNCSIKTEEKKEVGYESPPGAAPSTEPRPSDPPGPPAREGSDPQPLTQESHSPASDALEPRRSAFEPPASAQEKLDFNRNLKEVMPTIEKLLSSDWKERLLGRNMAESKELKGTQESLAEKELQLLVMINQLSTLRDQLLTAHSEQKNMAAMLFEKQQQQMELARQQQEQIAKQQQQLIQQQHKINLLQQQIQQVNMPYVMIPAFTPSHQPLPVAPDSQLALPIQPIPCKPVDYPVQLLHSPPPPTLKRPAGSGHLQMQETSQPLNLTAKPKVSDLPSASSSPSLKMSSCQSLTPSHGTTRDLQTSPSNLPLGFLGEGDAITKAIQDARQLLHGHSGALEGSLSNPFRKDHVGIDSSPGKERMEETSAPRLDEALLTCEMDGSRHFPESRNNNHIKRPMNAFMVWAKDERRKILQAFPDMHNSSISKILGSRWKSMTNQEKQPYYEEQARLSRQHLEKYPDYKYKPRPKRTCIVEGKRLRVGEYKALMRNRRQDARQGYLLGPQGNQLPPASSEVLYQRAVGVQLAPPLLEHYLPRGMEPNMPVIINTRSLKDAGDGEDGHSVPEGDMFRYSEDEESEGEDKSDGELVVLTD